The region AACACCATTTATGCGAATATCAAGATGGACGGCAGCCGGGGCGAGGCATTAATGATTCCTGCCGGGGGGCTTAGGATGCCGGTTACAGCGGAAACAAGAGTACTGGAGGATGATGGTGATGGCAACCTGCGGAGCAAGGAAAATTTGGTTATGGATGGACTAGGCATCTTTCAATTTGTCCAAACAGAGGTACCGCAAATGGTGGACAATCTGCTGAATTTTAGCGGGGAAGATAAAGACAAAGTGGATTATTTCATGTTTCACCAGCCTAACCGTTTTATGCTGGAAAAATTGGCAGATCAGATGCAAGTACCGCGCCGCAAAATGCCCAGTAATATTGTCGAACGGTTTGGTAATGCCAGCGGGGTTACTATTCCTGCCAACATCACCTTTAATCTGGGCTCGCAGCTACGGAAAGACTGGCTGCGGCTCTGCCTGAGTGGGTTCGGTACGGGGTTAGCCTGGGGTTCTATGCTGCTTACAGTAGGCGGCTTGGATTTCTGTGAGATGATTGATTATGAGTGAGAACGTTCGTTTTGCCGCCTTTGGGGGGAAAGCTGCCATCGGTGGCGAGGACGGGTGAATATTTTTTCTGGAATTTAATGCTGAAAATTATTAAAGAGAGGATATTTCGATGAATTTGAAAAGAGTATTTGATTTTGTTAGTTCGGTGTGTTTACTTGCGGCTTTTTCGCCCGTTATGCTGGTTGCTGCATTATTAATCAAGCTGAATATGGGATCGCCTATTTTCTTTAAGCAGATAAGAGCGGGATTATATGGCAGCCACTTTTATATTTATAAATTTCGCACGATGATAGATGCTAAGGATGAATATGGGGAATTTTTACCGGATGCAGTTAGGGTGACTAGGCTGGGAAGGTTCTTACGTAATTTTAGTTTGGATGAATTGCCACAATTATATAATGTAAGTAGAGGCGATATGAGTTTAGTAGGACCGAGACCGCTCCTCCTAAAATATCTGCCTTATTATAGCGCGAGGGAATCATTGCGGCATACTGTACGACCGGGTATAACGGGCTTAGCACAGATATCTGGCCGGAATTTATTATCCTGGGATGAAAAGTTGGAGCTTGATGCAAAATATGTTGAAAATTGGTCACTATGGTTAGATTTAAAGATCCTTTTTCTTACATTCTTGCGTGTGGTTAACCGAAGTGGGGTAGTTAGCGTGCAGGATAGTATGATGCTGGCCTTAGACAAGGAACGAGAATTAAAGATAAATTGAATTTGTAAAAAAATATATGTGTCAATAATTGTATAATGAGGGGATTTTAATGAAGTTCACATTTATTACGCCTGACTCGCATTGCTGGCTTGAAACCATTCATAAGCTGCCGCATGACAG is a window of Veillonellales bacterium DNA encoding:
- a CDS encoding sugar transferase produces the protein MNLKRVFDFVSSVCLLAAFSPVMLVAALLIKLNMGSPIFFKQIRAGLYGSHFYIYKFRTMIDAKDEYGEFLPDAVRVTRLGRFLRNFSLDELPQLYNVSRGDMSLVGPRPLLLKYLPYYSARESLRHTVRPGITGLAQISGRNLLSWDEKLELDAKYVENWSLWLDLKILFLTFLRVVNRSGVVSVQDSMMLALDKERELKIN